The segment GCCCATCGTCTCGCTCGCCGCCTTGCTGGGCGGGACGGCGGCGAATGAGCCCGCAGGCGCCTTCGTCATCGTGACGGCGGCCGGCCGCCGCTGCATCTTCGCGGTGAAGCGTGTTGCCGGAATCGCCCGCGACGCCAACCCGGAGCAGATCGTCGATCTTGCCGCGCTGCTCGCCAATATCCTGCCGGAGGAAGCGCCGGCCGAGGCGACGAAGCCGCCGGTGGCGACGGAAGTGCAGGCGGCGCGGCGATATCTTCTCATCGAACATGCCGCGCAGGCTTGCGCGTTCCCGCTCGAATATGTCGCGCACATTCATGCCCGCTCGCCGCTCGTCGGCGTGCCGGGCATGGCTGCGACATTGCTCGCCGGCATCGCAGCGACGGGCGATCAGATTCTTCCGGTTCTCGATCTCGGCAAAGCGTTCGGGCTAACGCGGGCAGAGATAGGGGGAAGCCTTGTCGAGCTGAAACTGCCGCAGGCCGGGACATTCGCCGTCGCGGCCGATCGAATCCTCGGCATCGTCGCGCTGATGCCGGACGCGCTGATGCGGCCGCCCGAGGGCAGCGCAATCAGCGCGCTCGCGCGGATCGACGCCAGGACCGTCTGGGTGCTGGAGCCGCCGATGATGGCCGAACATGCGGGATGGGGGCGGCATGCGGCCTGAACCAGACCCGGCCGACGACAGGCGGACGACGCCCATCCGCGTACTGGTCGTGGACGATCAGAGCTTTATGCGCATCGCGCTACGTCAGATTCTGGAGGCCGAGGGCGACATCCGGGTCGTCGGCGAAGCGCAGAACGGCCTCGAAGCCG is part of the Methylovirgula ligni genome and harbors:
- a CDS encoding chemotaxis protein CheW — protein: MPEPGPQAARSDVLFMRGDRIYAVAAERVAKVVAMPPVIFPPLLPDGIDGVAAIAGKVVPILALPERGEGRELILVTCGGEDYGLRADRVLRLADATAEVSAAEYVDVDALVASLRAAAAAGAASVAQRDEGPLSELIEDSADAAPAAPLQSAAIIVETADASYLLPLDCVIELCGSLAIVPLPDSRPFLTGAGFHRDELLPIVSLAALLGGTAANEPAGAFVIVTAAGRRCIFAVKRVAGIARDANPEQIVDLAALLANILPEEAPAEATKPPVATEVQAARRYLLIEHAAQACAFPLEYVAHIHARSPLVGVPGMAATLLAGIAATGDQILPVLDLGKAFGLTRAEIGGSLVELKLPQAGTFAVAADRILGIVALMPDALMRPPEGSAISALARIDARTVWVLEPPMMAEHAGWGRHAA